Proteins encoded by one window of Puniceicoccus vermicola:
- a CDS encoding OB-fold-containig protein: MYAHFTAAENLPFAVALGIFFLIGILQTISLFTGISLFGWIDDVLPDFDAVGGVDLPGELSIEPEMDIEEEAGPDSGAEASWVAEVFAWMNFGKVPFIISFLLFLFLFSCIGYNGQLFLSESGLGLLPAMVAAPIAFAVSIFPLKWGNALLGNILPKDETSAISSGSYIGRVATITIGEATYERTAEAKLRGPLDRTHYVMVRADEPQARFKQGEHVLLVGRDKGKGAFTCIAVENPHLDHQ; the protein is encoded by the coding sequence ATGTACGCGCATTTTACGGCAGCGGAAAACCTGCCTTTCGCCGTCGCCTTGGGGATATTCTTCCTCATCGGCATCCTGCAAACCATCAGCTTGTTCACGGGGATCAGCCTCTTCGGCTGGATCGACGACGTCCTACCAGACTTTGATGCGGTCGGCGGCGTCGATCTCCCCGGGGAACTCTCGATCGAGCCTGAGATGGATATCGAGGAGGAGGCAGGCCCGGACAGCGGCGCGGAGGCTTCCTGGGTTGCTGAGGTATTCGCTTGGATGAATTTCGGCAAGGTGCCGTTTATCATCAGCTTCCTCCTCTTCCTCTTTCTGTTCTCGTGCATCGGATACAACGGCCAACTTTTTCTGAGCGAAAGTGGGCTCGGCCTCCTCCCCGCCATGGTGGCAGCACCCATCGCTTTTGCGGTCTCCATCTTTCCGCTCAAATGGGGAAATGCCCTCCTGGGAAATATACTCCCCAAGGACGAGACGAGTGCGATTTCCTCCGGGAGTTATATCGGCCGGGTTGCCACCATCACCATCGGTGAAGCGACTTACGAGAGGACTGCGGAGGCTAAGTTGCGCGGCCCACTCGACCGGACGCACTATGTCATGGTCCGCGCGGACGAGCCGCAAGCGCGCTTTAAGCAAGGAGAACACGTTCTGCTCGTCGGCAGAGACAAGGGCAAAGGAGCCTTCACTTGTATCGCCGTGGAAAATCCCCACCTCGACCACCAATAG
- a CDS encoding PspA/IM30 family protein, whose translation MKDTISNRIRRIITGTASSIVSKIEGLAPEVVLEQAIAEVDDALDEVKAELGRITAQKYHVSKAMTKLNEEHSRIEEQTEEALKQGRKDLVETAISRQLDIEDQLPALENQLGELGRQEAELNQAIAGLVAKRNEMDDELHDFKVSQKEAASAGQSESGVGASGSGSAVTKADKAERAFTRVLQDATGVRRTAIKANSDESAKLVELAHLNKRARIEARMKALSGE comes from the coding sequence ATGAAAGATACTATCAGTAACCGCATCCGCCGCATCATCACTGGCACCGCCTCCTCGATTGTGTCCAAAATCGAAGGTCTCGCCCCTGAGGTGGTTCTCGAACAAGCAATCGCCGAAGTCGACGATGCCCTCGACGAGGTCAAAGCGGAGCTCGGACGGATTACCGCCCAGAAGTACCACGTTTCCAAGGCGATGACCAAGCTCAACGAGGAACATTCTCGGATCGAAGAGCAAACTGAAGAAGCCCTCAAGCAGGGGCGCAAAGACCTCGTCGAAACGGCCATCTCACGACAGCTCGATATTGAGGACCAACTCCCCGCACTCGAGAATCAATTGGGCGAACTAGGACGGCAGGAAGCCGAATTGAATCAGGCAATCGCCGGCCTCGTTGCCAAGCGCAACGAGATGGATGATGAGCTACACGACTTCAAGGTATCCCAGAAGGAAGCCGCGTCCGCCGGACAATCGGAATCGGGAGTCGGAGCCTCCGGCTCTGGATCCGCCGTGACCAAAGCCGACAAGGCCGAGCGCGCCTTCACTCGGGTCCTACAAGACGCCACCGGAGTTCGACGCACTGCCATTAAGGCCAACTCCGACGAGAGCGCAAAGCTTGTCGAGCTTGCCCACTTGAACAAGCGCGCACGAATCGAAGCCCGAATGAAAGCCCTCTCCGGCGAGTAA
- a CDS encoding flotillin family protein, with protein sequence MINIITWIGIGIAALIFFGVVIARLYKRSSKEIAFVRTGLGGEKVILDGGAIKLPVFQEIVAVNMRTLRLQVDRKNEDGLITADRMRVDVTAEFYVRVKPEKESIAKAAQTLGDRTLQPEMLKELLQGKFVDALRAVAAGLSMEELHEKRTEFVQSVQSSVSEDLLKNGLELESVSLTALDQTGRTYFKEDNAFDAQGLAKLTSITESKREERNRIEQETRVKIETKNLEASRESFHIKRDEEMARLDQEREVAFATASQESLVATEKATRKREAEEARIIQEQKEREAAIGSEQTIQERDILAKRMVEEAEIDRKQSVEIKKQVSDIAVAKKSEEQSQAEAEAAKARSLMVKEEENVTTVRQTSIANREKEIELIKAREDAEKEAIDVKVSAEAEKQAAIDKAEAVVTEAKASAEKIRIVAEADAKRFEVEAYGEKAINEAKNLLNQEIISFEIRKILAQVAPQIIEASVKPMEKIDSIKIISTNGFNVPGSSNGQGSSNGNSSVSNGGGGMPNQLMESLLSYRMNSPLVDKLLNELGIDPSKPGGLTEELTDALEPPKPKAIEEKPHKRKAIQQEPRQTKAIQKEPQKKRETEESGESEQSEQNESQ encoded by the coding sequence ATGATCAATATCATCACTTGGATCGGCATTGGCATCGCCGCTCTCATCTTCTTCGGAGTCGTCATCGCCCGACTCTACAAACGCTCCTCCAAGGAGATCGCTTTCGTGCGCACCGGCTTGGGGGGAGAAAAAGTCATCCTCGACGGGGGAGCCATCAAACTCCCGGTCTTCCAAGAGATCGTCGCCGTCAACATGCGGACTCTTCGGCTCCAAGTGGACCGTAAAAACGAGGACGGTCTCATCACCGCCGACCGTATGCGCGTCGATGTGACGGCCGAGTTTTACGTCCGCGTCAAACCCGAGAAAGAATCCATTGCGAAAGCGGCCCAGACCCTCGGGGACCGGACTCTCCAACCGGAGATGCTCAAAGAACTTCTTCAGGGTAAGTTCGTCGATGCTCTCCGTGCCGTCGCCGCGGGGCTCAGTATGGAGGAGCTCCACGAAAAACGCACCGAGTTTGTGCAGTCCGTCCAGTCTTCGGTCAGCGAGGATTTGCTCAAGAACGGTCTTGAGCTCGAATCCGTCTCGCTCACCGCCCTTGACCAAACCGGACGCACCTACTTCAAGGAAGACAATGCCTTCGACGCCCAGGGTCTCGCAAAATTGACGTCGATCACCGAGTCTAAACGGGAAGAGCGGAACCGGATCGAGCAGGAAACCCGGGTCAAGATTGAGACCAAAAATCTCGAAGCCTCCCGCGAGAGTTTCCACATCAAACGGGATGAAGAAATGGCCCGCCTCGATCAGGAAAGAGAAGTGGCTTTCGCGACAGCTTCGCAGGAATCCCTCGTCGCCACGGAAAAGGCGACTCGGAAACGCGAAGCCGAAGAGGCCCGAATCATTCAAGAACAGAAGGAACGCGAGGCCGCAATTGGTTCCGAACAAACCATTCAGGAACGCGACATTCTCGCCAAGCGAATGGTCGAAGAAGCCGAGATCGATCGCAAGCAGTCCGTCGAGATCAAGAAGCAGGTCTCCGATATCGCCGTGGCGAAGAAGTCCGAGGAACAATCGCAAGCCGAGGCCGAAGCTGCCAAGGCCCGCTCCCTCATGGTCAAGGAAGAGGAAAACGTCACCACCGTCCGTCAAACCTCTATCGCCAATCGTGAGAAGGAGATCGAGTTGATCAAGGCCCGCGAGGATGCGGAAAAGGAAGCCATCGACGTGAAGGTATCCGCCGAGGCCGAGAAGCAGGCTGCTATCGACAAGGCCGAAGCAGTCGTTACCGAGGCCAAAGCCTCCGCCGAAAAGATCCGCATCGTCGCCGAGGCCGACGCCAAGCGCTTCGAGGTCGAGGCTTACGGGGAGAAGGCCATCAACGAAGCCAAGAACCTTCTCAACCAGGAGATCATCAGCTTCGAGATCCGCAAGATTCTCGCCCAGGTCGCCCCGCAGATCATCGAGGCCAGCGTCAAACCAATGGAGAAGATCGACAGCATCAAGATCATCTCGACCAACGGCTTCAACGTTCCCGGCAGCTCCAATGGCCAAGGTTCAAGCAACGGCAACTCCTCCGTCTCAAACGGCGGCGGCGGTATGCCCAATCAACTCATGGAGTCCCTCCTCTCTTACCGGATGAACTCCCCTCTCGTCGACAAGCTCCTCAACGAGCTGGGTATCGACCCGAGCAAGCCGGGCGGTCTCACCGAGGAACTCACCGACGCTCTCGAACCCCCAAAGCCCAAGGCGATCGAGGAAAAGCCGCACAAACGGAAAGCGATTCAACAAGAACCGCGTCAGACTAAAGCGATCCAGAAGGAGCCGCAAAAGAAGAGAGAAACAGAAGAGTCCGGAGAGTCGGAGCAGTCCGAACAAAACGAGTCCCAATAA
- a CDS encoding glycosyltransferase, producing MPNPPHILLYEPRSEGHHPIFLAYFASAFVQIGYRVTVCTDSKNLRWTHISQNVDKGYLSKIESFPLPPSAGKKQHLKALCTLNAEINPDEIFLCSLDEIASSLWRKAALGLLPALSLSGKISGLYIRPRVLTQSRSLGLALKRHGVHKLNKKRFFKRIFVLDERITENAKEYRSNIPIHWLPDPAPAYEYLSREKAREKLSLPQNAFIPLIFGQGHKRKGIGLAIDAINKLSDPKVFLLCAGKQDPKGAWLQSLETLCRNRQSSLINAFIPEDTLRDCLAACDVVLLPYMSHFGSSNNLALAAHAERPVISSDYDLVGQRVKKHGLGLTFKNENPESLMQALSECILRHQKGLTPDDKLALKQYAAMHSLDAFNRHLSQADPS from the coding sequence ATGCCGAATCCGCCCCATATCCTCCTCTACGAACCGCGTAGTGAAGGGCATCATCCCATTTTTTTAGCCTATTTTGCCTCTGCGTTTGTCCAAATAGGCTATCGTGTGACAGTTTGCACCGATTCTAAAAACCTCCGCTGGACACACATTTCTCAAAACGTTGACAAAGGCTATTTATCCAAAATTGAAAGCTTTCCTCTGCCGCCTTCCGCCGGAAAAAAGCAGCATTTGAAAGCACTCTGCACACTCAATGCAGAAATAAACCCAGACGAAATTTTCCTATGCTCGCTGGATGAAATCGCCTCCTCACTTTGGCGTAAAGCCGCATTGGGATTATTACCTGCGCTCTCCCTTTCAGGGAAAATTTCAGGATTGTACATCCGCCCGCGAGTCCTCACTCAATCGAGGAGCCTCGGTCTGGCACTCAAGCGACACGGAGTACACAAACTTAATAAGAAACGTTTTTTTAAACGTATTTTCGTCTTAGACGAACGCATTACCGAAAACGCCAAAGAATATAGATCCAATATTCCGATACACTGGCTACCCGATCCCGCACCCGCTTATGAATATCTTTCGCGGGAAAAGGCGCGCGAAAAATTATCATTGCCGCAAAATGCCTTTATTCCACTGATTTTCGGACAAGGGCATAAACGAAAAGGTATTGGACTTGCCATTGATGCCATTAACAAACTTTCCGACCCGAAAGTTTTTTTGCTATGCGCGGGAAAACAAGACCCCAAGGGAGCATGGTTACAATCACTGGAAACCCTCTGCAGAAATCGCCAATCCTCTCTTATCAACGCATTTATTCCAGAAGATACGTTGCGCGATTGCCTGGCAGCATGCGATGTCGTGCTGTTGCCGTATATGAGTCATTTCGGCTCGTCGAATAACTTGGCACTTGCCGCCCATGCCGAACGTCCCGTGATCAGCAGTGATTACGATTTGGTCGGGCAGCGCGTCAAAAAGCATGGATTGGGATTAACCTTTAAAAATGAAAATCCTGAAAGCCTCATGCAGGCGCTGAGTGAGTGTATTTTGCGCCACCAGAAGGGCCTCACCCCGGACGACAAGCTCGCCCTCAAACAATACGCGGCAATGCATTCACTGGACGCCTTTAACCGCCACTTGTCTCAAGCTGACCCCTCCTAA
- a CDS encoding M48 family metallopeptidase, with protein MTAPIFAAIILLTLKCCFEFFLEKLNSTHVEEKRHRIPSVFQKVFDRETFDKANDYTLAKSSLSRKETIYDAAVLAVILVFTIIPVIYNGLSGWLGFGLWAQAFTFVTILFALSLPGLPFEWYSQFRLEESFGFNKTTPKLWWTDKIKGLVLTYVIGVPLSALILWIALSFPSTWWIIGFAVVFGFQLLMLVLYPVLIVPLFNKLKPLEDGDLKDRLMSLADRTGFKAKTIQVIDGSKRSSHSNAYFTGFGRFRRIVLFDTLIEQLSPKEIEAVLAHEIGHYRKGHIPRMIGISMVSMAFGFWLLQWLSMQDWFVGGFGFTMSPVEYGNLARFVPAFILFIILGGLVTFWISPLFNWMSRKHEYEADRFARDAMGSSRHLISALRVMYKKNLGNLIPHPSYSRFYYSHPTLREREKSLREGEPEGNDPKEPQEPAVESPS; from the coding sequence ATGACCGCACCCATTTTTGCAGCCATAATCCTCCTCACCCTGAAGTGTTGCTTCGAGTTTTTTCTCGAAAAGCTAAATTCCACGCATGTGGAGGAGAAGCGGCATCGCATCCCTTCGGTTTTTCAGAAAGTCTTCGATCGCGAGACGTTTGACAAGGCGAACGACTACACCTTGGCAAAGTCGTCCTTGAGCCGAAAGGAGACGATTTACGACGCCGCCGTGCTGGCCGTAATCTTAGTTTTCACCATTATCCCTGTGATTTATAACGGCCTTTCGGGATGGCTGGGTTTTGGGCTCTGGGCGCAGGCGTTTACGTTTGTGACGATTCTCTTCGCCTTATCGCTGCCGGGGCTGCCCTTCGAATGGTATTCTCAGTTTCGTCTGGAAGAGTCGTTCGGTTTTAACAAAACAACGCCGAAGCTTTGGTGGACGGACAAGATCAAGGGGCTGGTGTTGACGTATGTCATCGGGGTGCCGCTATCGGCCCTCATTCTGTGGATTGCGCTGAGTTTTCCCTCCACCTGGTGGATTATCGGGTTTGCTGTGGTCTTTGGGTTCCAGTTGTTGATGCTGGTGCTCTATCCAGTCTTGATTGTTCCTCTTTTCAATAAGCTCAAGCCGCTTGAGGATGGTGATTTGAAGGATCGACTGATGTCGTTGGCGGATCGCACTGGTTTCAAGGCGAAGACGATTCAGGTTATCGACGGAAGCAAGCGTTCTTCGCATTCGAATGCCTACTTTACGGGCTTTGGGCGTTTTCGGAGGATTGTCCTGTTCGACACTCTCATCGAGCAGTTGAGTCCGAAGGAAATCGAGGCGGTTTTGGCGCACGAGATTGGTCATTACCGCAAAGGGCACATCCCGCGGATGATTGGAATCTCGATGGTGAGCATGGCTTTTGGCTTTTGGCTTTTGCAGTGGCTTTCCATGCAGGATTGGTTTGTCGGCGGATTTGGGTTCACGATGAGTCCGGTGGAATACGGGAACTTGGCCCGTTTCGTTCCGGCTTTCATCCTCTTCATCATTCTCGGCGGATTGGTGACCTTCTGGATCTCCCCGCTGTTCAACTGGATGTCGCGCAAACACGAATATGAGGCGGATCGTTTCGCCCGGGATGCCATGGGCTCCTCACGGCACCTGATTTCGGCATTGCGGGTCATGTATAAGAAGAATCTGGGGAATCTCATTCCGCATCCGAGTTACAGTCGGTTCTATTATTCCCACCCGACCTTGCGGGAGCGGGAGAAAAGCCTGAGAGAGGGCGAACCGGAAGGGAATGATCCGAAGGAGCCACAGGAACCAGCCGTCGAAAGTCCTTCCTGA
- a CDS encoding response regulator — MQILNQTNNYKCLNDSNPIIMVDDSKIDISIAQRVHKRSDLPNPFLSFSSGPDFLVYMKKVKTGEEPTPALVLLDINMPMLNGFDTIAELRKQEEFADIPIIIMLTNSDDPHDVEKARELGANGFQTKMFEIEKYVAFFNSLKSSS, encoded by the coding sequence ATGCAAATACTGAATCAGACCAATAATTATAAATGCTTAAACGACTCGAACCCCATCATCATGGTCGATGACAGCAAGATTGACATCTCAATTGCCCAGCGAGTCCACAAGCGTTCCGATCTCCCGAACCCGTTTCTCAGCTTTTCGAGTGGCCCCGATTTCCTCGTTTATATGAAAAAGGTGAAGACCGGGGAGGAACCCACTCCCGCTCTCGTCCTCCTCGACATCAACATGCCCATGCTCAACGGCTTCGACACCATCGCCGAACTGCGAAAACAGGAAGAGTTTGCGGACATCCCGATCATTATCATGCTCACGAATTCCGACGACCCCCACGATGTCGAAAAAGCCCGCGAGCTGGGTGCCAATGGCTTCCAAACCAAAATGTTCGAAATCGAAAAATACGTCGCATTTTTCAATTCCTTAAAGAGCTCGTCATAG
- a CDS encoding right-handed parallel beta-helix repeat-containing protein, protein MFKYILSLCFCFTCCAADFYMALDGTGSQDGSDWSNAFESEEIETVLNQIMQPGDTLFLGGPTEEGGDDYGDLRFSITSSGTESKRKSLIGVDRGYGFPLLKGTQKVRSYVTIQFKGDSSFWTVQNIRIERRDIGLNALEGRHQGLVFDNVIIRHVREAAFRFQDCDNLMIRNCRAERYSNVGFQFTHSCDGVTLEGAVADCSGTSTEPAPEIWKHTSDPVGFDFHRKGSSEPENTRILLRNCVSINNRESNGDSYEQGDGFKFERNNRDIVLVACVANWNRDAGFDLKGTNQKLEGCVAVSNSRYGFKVWYDGILENCVAVGNRSRQLTLPSQKGEHTIVANYCTFHAEEKSDVGVGTEAEGTTGILNHCILSFSGESGRFTMGPGTVTLNESVTLANAGNPEDPPRYLNPVLPWTGLGAHFDNRTYGRNKGYSSERVEQIFANP, encoded by the coding sequence ATGTTTAAATATATTTTATCTCTCTGTTTCTGCTTCACTTGCTGTGCTGCGGATTTCTACATGGCCTTAGATGGGACTGGATCGCAGGATGGTTCGGATTGGTCGAATGCTTTCGAGTCTGAAGAAATCGAAACGGTCCTTAATCAGATCATGCAGCCAGGAGATACCTTGTTTCTCGGAGGGCCGACAGAAGAGGGGGGGGATGATTATGGAGATCTGCGGTTTTCGATCACCTCAAGTGGAACCGAGTCGAAACGGAAAAGCTTGATCGGCGTTGATCGAGGATACGGGTTTCCCCTGCTGAAGGGGACTCAGAAGGTCCGAAGTTACGTTACGATCCAGTTCAAAGGGGATAGCAGTTTCTGGACTGTCCAGAATATCCGCATCGAACGACGGGATATTGGGCTGAACGCTTTGGAGGGTAGGCATCAAGGTTTGGTCTTTGACAATGTAATTATCCGTCATGTCAGGGAGGCTGCCTTTCGTTTTCAAGACTGTGACAATCTGATGATTCGGAATTGTCGGGCGGAGCGGTATAGTAACGTAGGGTTTCAATTCACCCACTCGTGCGATGGGGTGACCTTGGAGGGAGCGGTCGCCGATTGTTCTGGCACGAGCACGGAGCCTGCCCCGGAGATCTGGAAACACACCTCCGATCCGGTCGGCTTTGATTTTCACCGGAAGGGATCTTCGGAGCCGGAGAATACCCGGATTTTGTTGCGGAATTGCGTCTCCATCAACAACCGCGAGTCGAACGGAGATTCTTATGAACAGGGTGATGGGTTTAAGTTCGAACGGAATAATCGGGATATCGTCCTTGTTGCCTGTGTAGCGAACTGGAATCGCGATGCTGGATTTGATTTAAAAGGGACGAATCAGAAGTTGGAAGGCTGCGTGGCTGTATCCAATTCCCGATATGGTTTCAAAGTTTGGTATGATGGGATCTTGGAGAATTGCGTCGCGGTGGGGAATCGCTCCCGTCAGTTAACCTTGCCGTCGCAGAAAGGGGAGCACACCATCGTGGCAAACTACTGCACGTTTCACGCCGAGGAGAAGTCGGATGTTGGGGTGGGGACCGAAGCAGAGGGGACGACGGGGATTCTGAACCATTGCATACTCTCCTTCAGTGGAGAGAGCGGCCGTTTCACTATGGGGCCGGGGACCGTGACCTTAAATGAATCCGTGACCTTGGCAAATGCGGGAAACCCCGAAGATCCTCCTCGCTATCTGAATCCGGTTCTCCCTTGGACGGGGCTAGGGGCCCATTTTGACAACCGGACCTATGGTCGGAATAAAGGATACAGTAGCGAGCGCGTGGAGCAGATTTTCGCGAATCCTTGA
- a CDS encoding ATP-binding protein yields MKISPKIRILALSLVLLSSSITALIAFWGHTTMIANLQTEALERNTNNQINHLELAIREISHDIKLLAGLPLLREIGDLYETAPQSPILDQDLSHLREIFRETLEAMPNYSQIRLIGKKDSGKEIIRLDRIGTSIEEIQESDLRQKGHRDYFLDTPRAMSTKPYFSKIDLNREDNFIEVPHRPTLRVSLPVFDSSDQFFGIVIININFRPFFEKLFEKILDRYQIFLTDDQGNYLIQPDSTRTFGFDLGEDYRAQNDFPELGDFFDSPRTQITFRLDAFSTAAGDLIHFQKFQPFENSRTLALGSAAYFDDIAQTSASINLQVISLVALLIAIASLFAFLISTKLVRPIQRISRASKELKKGKIQLKLPTDRDDEIGDLARAFSDMRESITRNEDDLIAANHKLSEANKDLKHFSHISSHELREPLHRIAGIINLLKFEETPAAQKELLRDAENECVRAIQQIADFRAFSRIGEDTLLRETVDMEAMVKKILENFTSELDRRNIKIRMDPLPSHSAYPNLIYVLYRNLVENALKYSKGERIVLYFTAETTETETIFGLKNTGSSIPPEKRDSIFDLFTRLDKNRPGTGTGLTICKRIVERHSGRIWAESTENSTHIRYTLEKKNHANTESDQ; encoded by the coding sequence GTGAAAATATCTCCAAAGATTCGCATCCTAGCTTTATCACTGGTTTTGCTATCGAGCTCGATAACGGCCCTCATCGCCTTCTGGGGACACACTACGATGATTGCCAATCTCCAGACCGAAGCTCTGGAGAGGAACACAAACAACCAAATTAACCACCTAGAACTGGCGATTCGTGAGATCTCGCACGATATCAAACTCTTGGCGGGTCTTCCTCTTCTTCGCGAGATCGGAGATCTCTACGAGACTGCCCCACAATCCCCGATTCTCGACCAAGACCTATCCCATTTACGAGAGATCTTCCGCGAAACTCTCGAAGCCATGCCAAACTACTCCCAGATTCGATTGATCGGCAAGAAGGACTCTGGCAAGGAAATCATTCGGTTGGACCGGATCGGGACGAGCATCGAAGAAATCCAGGAATCCGATCTGAGGCAAAAGGGACATCGAGACTATTTCCTCGATACCCCCCGTGCAATGTCGACCAAGCCCTACTTCTCTAAGATCGATCTAAATCGCGAGGACAACTTCATTGAGGTTCCTCACCGTCCAACCCTTCGGGTTTCCCTTCCTGTCTTCGATTCGTCCGACCAATTTTTCGGAATCGTCATCATCAACATTAACTTTCGGCCCTTTTTCGAGAAGCTCTTTGAAAAAATCCTCGACCGATATCAGATATTTCTCACCGATGACCAAGGGAATTATCTCATCCAACCCGACTCTACACGTACTTTTGGTTTCGATTTAGGAGAGGATTACCGCGCCCAGAATGATTTTCCGGAATTGGGCGATTTTTTCGATTCGCCCCGCACTCAGATCACATTCCGCCTCGACGCCTTTTCGACCGCAGCCGGAGATCTGATCCACTTCCAAAAATTTCAACCTTTCGAAAACTCCCGGACCCTCGCTCTCGGATCCGCGGCTTACTTTGATGACATCGCGCAAACCTCGGCATCGATCAACCTTCAGGTCATTTCCCTCGTGGCCCTTTTGATCGCCATCGCATCCTTGTTCGCGTTCCTCATCTCAACCAAGCTCGTCCGCCCAATTCAAAGAATCTCGCGTGCTTCCAAAGAACTGAAGAAAGGGAAGATCCAATTAAAACTTCCGACAGACCGCGATGATGAGATTGGTGATCTCGCCCGCGCCTTCTCCGATATGAGAGAATCCATCACCCGCAACGAAGACGACCTAATCGCCGCGAACCATAAACTTTCTGAGGCTAATAAGGATCTGAAGCACTTTTCCCACATTTCCTCTCACGAACTCCGTGAGCCCCTCCATCGGATCGCCGGAATCATCAATCTCCTCAAATTCGAGGAAACTCCTGCGGCCCAGAAGGAACTTCTCCGTGATGCCGAAAACGAATGCGTTCGGGCAATCCAACAGATCGCCGATTTTCGAGCTTTCTCGCGGATCGGAGAAGACACCCTTCTCAGGGAAACTGTGGATATGGAAGCCATGGTGAAGAAGATCCTGGAAAATTTCACCTCGGAGCTGGATCGCCGAAATATCAAAATCCGCATGGATCCGCTCCCCTCACACAGCGCCTACCCAAACCTCATCTATGTTCTGTATCGCAACCTAGTCGAAAACGCACTGAAATACTCCAAGGGAGAGCGCATAGTCCTATACTTCACGGCCGAAACAACCGAAACGGAAACGATTTTCGGTTTAAAAAATACGGGATCCAGCATCCCTCCTGAAAAAAGAGATTCCATTTTTGACCTATTCACGCGACTCGACAAAAATCGTCCCGGCACCGGAACCGGCCTCACCATCTGCAAGAGAATCGTAGAACGCCATTCCGGACGCATCTGGGCCGAATCCACCGAAAACTCAACCCACATCCGCTATACACTGGAGAAAAAGAACCATGCAAATACTGAATCAGACCAATAA
- a CDS encoding endonuclease/exonuclease/phosphatase family protein, with translation MKNWAAWVLLLVCTAAWGEDVRVATLNLRNYLVQDRRIDGQWRPEHPKPEAEKTAIRRAIEEIDPDILAMQEMGAWPFLQELKRDLEADGVDFPYAVYFEASDPVRHLAVLSKVEPIEVIPHRDLDFPYEGERLRVKRGLLEVVFPVGKSEEETWSLFVVHLKSRWSEVDADPQSSERRTKEAQAARDRILERYPNGEGRYLITGDFNDHRASAPLRRFQRRGSVEIARIVESFDSRGEKWTFYYDDEDVYERVDFFLASREMSPLVVGNEGTIFDPFYIRNGTDHRPVFLDLDFAGL, from the coding sequence ATGAAGAATTGGGCCGCATGGGTTCTCCTCCTCGTCTGCACTGCAGCGTGGGGAGAAGATGTGCGGGTAGCGACGTTGAATCTCAGGAACTACCTTGTTCAAGATCGACGGATAGACGGCCAGTGGCGTCCCGAGCATCCGAAGCCAGAGGCTGAGAAAACGGCGATCCGCCGCGCGATTGAGGAAATCGATCCGGACATTCTCGCCATGCAGGAAATGGGGGCTTGGCCTTTTCTGCAGGAGTTGAAGCGAGACCTGGAAGCGGACGGGGTCGATTTCCCCTACGCGGTGTACTTCGAGGCTTCGGATCCAGTGCGCCACTTGGCGGTTCTCTCCAAAGTGGAGCCGATTGAAGTCATTCCGCACCGCGATCTCGACTTTCCCTACGAAGGTGAACGCTTACGAGTAAAGCGCGGCTTGCTCGAAGTGGTCTTCCCCGTGGGCAAGTCCGAGGAGGAGACTTGGAGTCTCTTCGTCGTGCATCTGAAGAGTCGGTGGTCTGAGGTCGATGCGGATCCACAGTCAAGCGAACGTCGTACCAAGGAAGCCCAAGCCGCGCGCGACCGAATCCTCGAGCGATATCCGAATGGGGAGGGGCGTTACTTGATCACGGGGGATTTTAATGACCACCGGGCGAGCGCCCCGTTGCGGCGCTTCCAGCGGAGAGGGTCCGTTGAAATCGCCCGCATCGTCGAATCGTTTGATTCCCGCGGAGAAAAGTGGACTTTTTACTACGACGATGAGGACGTATACGAGCGAGTTGATTTCTTTCTCGCTTCGCGAGAGATGTCTCCCCTTGTCGTCGGGAATGAAGGGACGATTTTCGATCCGTTTTACATCCGTAATGGGACCGACCATCGCCCGGTTTTCCTCGATTTGGATTTTGCGGGGCTTTGA